Proteins from a genomic interval of Pseudodesulfovibrio nedwellii:
- the pyk gene encoding pyruvate kinase encodes MDRHIKIIATLGPGTETYEAVRDLVASGAKIFRLNFSHGGREFFAKMVEIIRRLEQETGYTLTVLQDLSGPKIRTCDVGLGAFEVNKGTEVLLGTPDEYKKDSGPFICLDIPEMLQGVKEGDPVALGDGVIRFKVVKIEGEHLIRLVATNSGICPPRKGITFPGTTTTLAPLTDKDKADLAIGMDLGVDVVAMSFVQKPEDICNLRAEMIQYKRRVPIIAKIERTAALDCLDGILQEADGIMVARGDLGLELDLAELPTAQKRIIRACNKLGKPVIVATQMLLSMVNSPMATRAETTDVANAILDGADCVMLSEETAVGQYPGEAVKFMRKIAYEIEAYMFETGLSNVAADGVKEHPSTFLAHAAAMLAGKVDARAIVCHSTSGATARILSSCRPAQSIYALSTDSMVRHFTNLSLGVIPAEPLDVIDDHQERAEVFVRQSPAFKEGDIVVVTAGQPEKGKAVTQTNVVKLYEKLKKEEN; translated from the coding sequence ATGGATAGGCATATCAAGATAATCGCTACTCTGGGGCCGGGAACCGAGACTTACGAAGCTGTCAGGGATTTGGTGGCTTCTGGGGCGAAGATCTTTCGACTCAACTTTTCTCACGGCGGGCGAGAGTTTTTTGCCAAGATGGTGGAGATCATTCGTCGACTGGAGCAGGAGACAGGATACACCCTGACGGTGCTTCAGGATTTGTCAGGACCCAAGATCCGTACCTGTGATGTGGGGCTTGGCGCTTTCGAGGTCAACAAGGGGACTGAAGTTCTGTTGGGAACACCTGACGAGTATAAAAAAGATAGCGGGCCATTCATTTGTCTCGACATTCCCGAGATGCTGCAGGGTGTGAAGGAAGGCGATCCTGTTGCCCTTGGTGATGGCGTTATCCGGTTTAAAGTCGTCAAGATCGAAGGGGAGCACCTCATACGTTTGGTGGCGACCAATTCTGGCATCTGTCCACCGCGAAAGGGCATCACTTTCCCCGGTACAACCACCACGCTTGCTCCGTTGACTGACAAGGACAAGGCTGATCTGGCCATTGGTATGGATTTGGGTGTGGACGTTGTCGCCATGAGTTTTGTGCAGAAGCCAGAGGACATTTGTAATCTGCGCGCCGAGATGATTCAGTATAAGCGGCGTGTGCCCATTATTGCCAAGATTGAACGGACCGCAGCTTTGGACTGTTTGGATGGAATTCTTCAGGAAGCCGACGGCATCATGGTTGCCCGTGGCGATCTCGGTTTGGAACTTGATCTGGCTGAATTGCCCACGGCGCAGAAACGGATCATTCGTGCCTGCAACAAGTTGGGTAAGCCCGTTATCGTGGCGACCCAAATGCTGCTGTCCATGGTTAATTCACCCATGGCCACCCGTGCCGAGACAACTGACGTCGCCAACGCTATTCTGGACGGTGCGGACTGTGTCATGCTGTCAGAAGAAACCGCTGTGGGGCAGTATCCGGGCGAAGCGGTCAAGTTCATGCGCAAGATCGCCTACGAGATAGAAGCGTACATGTTTGAGACTGGCTTGAGTAATGTGGCTGCGGATGGCGTCAAGGAACATCCGTCTACCTTCTTGGCTCACGCCGCTGCCATGTTGGCAGGCAAGGTGGACGCCAGGGCCATCGTTTGTCATTCCACTTCCGGTGCGACTGCGCGAATCTTGTCTTCGTGCCGTCCCGCACAGTCAATTTATGCCTTAAGTACTGATTCTATGGTTAGACACTTCACAAATCTTTCATTGGGAGTTATCCCTGCAGAACCGCTGGACGTTATAGACGACCATCAGGAGCGCGCCGAAGTATTTGTTCGGCAGTCTCCCGCCTTCAAGGAAGGTGATATTGTTGTTGTCACAGCGGGGCAGCCGGAGAAAGGCAAGGCGGTTACCCAGACCAATGTGGTCAAGCTGTATGAAAAGCTCAAAAAAGAAGAGAACTGA
- a CDS encoding division/cell wall cluster transcriptional repressor MraZ, with the protein MKFKGHAHRSLDDKGRLILPPEFKDLIRAESPDAVMVLTIYDKHVIGITPEQWTLLESELDGIKAPSRALQNIIRLFNLGYTEIKVGKQGRIAIPAHLRKSGKLEKEVVVMGAGKRFEIWSAESFDQLLEEDNDVSAELAENNVALPF; encoded by the coding sequence ATGAAGTTTAAAGGTCACGCACACAGAAGTCTTGACGACAAAGGACGGCTCATATTGCCGCCCGAGTTCAAGGATTTGATCCGCGCCGAATCACCGGACGCGGTCATGGTGCTGACCATTTACGACAAACATGTCATCGGCATCACCCCGGAGCAGTGGACGTTGCTTGAAAGCGAACTTGACGGGATCAAGGCACCGAGTCGCGCCCTCCAGAACATCATTCGCCTTTTCAATCTCGGCTACACCGAAATAAAAGTCGGCAAGCAGGGACGCATAGCCATTCCCGCGCACCTGCGCAAGTCGGGCAAACTGGAAAAGGAAGTGGTGGTCATGGGAGCAGGGAAACGGTTTGAAATCTGGTCTGCAGAGAGCTTCGACCAGCTGCTTGAAGAGGACAATGACGTGTCCGCAGAGCTGGCTGAAAATAACGTCGCCCTCCCCTTCTGA
- the rsmH gene encoding 16S rRNA (cytosine(1402)-N(4))-methyltransferase RsmH, producing the protein MKQGNNDPASLHTTVLLHEVVEWLRPKPGGRYMDGTLGMGGHSLALLQAAGDKAELLGLDRDEEALTLARKRLVDFENRVHLYHTPFSGFEEALDDIGWDTVDGAVLDLGVSSMQLDVAERGFSFVHDGPLDMRMDPDSNASAEDLVNTLKHGDLARIIRVYGEDPLAGKIASAILKARDKERITRTLQLASIVRLAYPPKMRHTARNHPATRTFQGLRIAVNRETEELEYYLKTIIGRLKPGARVAIISFHSLEDRAVKHSFRDAAKGCKCPPHQLHCTCGGIPEMKVLTKKPLVASEAERNVNPRARSAKLRVAEKLGPNGETV; encoded by the coding sequence ATGAAGCAGGGCAACAACGATCCCGCATCGCTGCACACGACTGTTCTTTTACATGAAGTTGTCGAGTGGCTTCGACCCAAACCCGGTGGCCGTTATATGGATGGCACACTTGGTATGGGCGGCCACAGTCTGGCGCTGTTACAGGCGGCAGGTGACAAAGCCGAACTTTTGGGGCTTGACCGTGACGAAGAGGCTTTGACGCTGGCAAGAAAGCGTCTCGTGGATTTCGAAAACAGGGTTCACCTGTACCACACCCCCTTCTCCGGTTTTGAGGAAGCTCTGGATGACATCGGTTGGGATACGGTTGACGGCGCGGTCCTGGACCTCGGCGTCTCCTCCATGCAGTTGGACGTTGCTGAAAGAGGATTCAGCTTTGTTCACGACGGTCCATTGGACATGCGCATGGACCCGGATTCCAACGCTTCGGCCGAAGATTTGGTCAATACGCTGAAACACGGTGATCTGGCGCGAATCATCAGAGTCTATGGGGAAGATCCCCTGGCCGGGAAAATCGCGTCTGCAATATTGAAAGCACGGGACAAGGAACGAATCACACGAACGCTCCAACTGGCGAGCATAGTGAGATTGGCCTATCCGCCCAAGATGCGGCACACAGCCCGCAATCATCCGGCGACCCGTACCTTTCAGGGACTGCGCATAGCAGTGAACAGGGAAACTGAGGAACTTGAGTATTACCTTAAAACCATCATCGGACGCCTAAAACCGGGCGCGAGAGTGGCCATCATTTCGTTTCACTCCCTGGAAGACAGGGCGGTGAAGCATTCATTTCGGGATGCTGCCAAGGGGTGCAAATGCCCCCCGCATCAACTTCACTGCACCTGCGGTGGCATACCCGAAATGAAAGTGCTCACCAAGAAACCGTTGGTCGCCTCGGAAGCTGAAAGGAACGTGAACCCCCGCGCCAGGAGTGCCAAACTCAGAGTCGCGGAGAAACTCGGACCAAACGGGGAAACCGTATGA